The region ACGAATTGATGCATGGAATGATTCAGATCTCAATAAATTGCCAATATTTGAACCTGGATTAGATCGGATAATTTCAAGAACAAGAGGACGAAACCTTTTCTTTAGTACAGAAATGGAAAAGGCTATATCTGATGCTGATATGATTTTTATATCAGTTAATACTCCAACAAAAACAAAAGGTCTTGGAGCAGGACAAGCGAGTGATCTTAGTTGGGTTGAAGCTAGTGCGAGGCAAGTAGCTAAATATGCAAAAGGACACACTATAGTAATTGAAAAAAGTACTCTTCCAGTTCGTACGGCACAAGCAATAAAAGAGATACTAAAGACGACAAATAAAGATAGTCAAAAGAATGAAATTTCAAAAACTTTTTCTGTTTTATCGAACCCTGAATTTTTGTCTGAAGGCACTGCAATTAATGACTTAGAAAAACCTGATAGGGTTTTAATTGGTGGAGAGAACTATGACGCTGTAGATGCATTGGCTAAAATTTATTTGAATTGGGTTCCTTCTGAACAAATAATTTGTACTAATTTATGGAGCAGCGAGCTTTCAAAATTAGCTGCTAATGCATTCCTAGCCCAGCGAATTAGTTCTATAAATTCTATTTCAGCCTTCTGTGAAGCTACTGGAGCTGATATTCAGGAAGTTGCAAAAGCAATAGGAACAGATAAAAGGATAGGTAATCAATTTCTTAGTGCAGGACCTGGTTTTGGTGGAAGCTGCTTTAAAAAGGATATTTTGAATTTAGTTTATTTAAGTGGATATTTTGGTTTGCCAGAGGTTGCTAATTACTGGAATCAAGTTGTGATGCTTAATACTTGGCAGCAAGATAGGATTTATAAAATTGTCCTAGAGAAGCTTTTTGGTACTGTTAATGGAAAAAATATAGCAATACTCGGTTTCTCTTTTAAAGCAAACACCAATGATACAAGAGAATCTCCTGCGATAAGAATTTCCAGTGACCTAATCGAAGAAGGAGCGTTTTTATCAATTTATGACCCTAAGGTTTCAGTTGAGAGAATAGAGGAAGATTTTGAAAAATTTTCATTTAATAATCAAGGAATTTGGAAAATGGCCAATTCCATTCCAGAAGCATTGGAAAATGTTGACGCGGTTTTAATTCTTACTGCATGGGATGAATTCTTTGGCCTTGATTGGAATTATTTAGCTACTTTGATGAGATCACCAGCTTGGGTTTTTGATACAAGATCGGTTGTAAATCGACAAGAAATTGAGAATACAGGCATAAATCTGTGGAAGCTTGGTGAGGGGAACTAAAATATCTTCATAGAAAAATAATATGCCTATGATTAATGCTTAAATAAATCAAACTGAATTGATGCCATTAATTAATTTAATTTTAGGAAAAATAATGCTCTTTAAATTTCTTTTCAAAAAGAAGAAAAAAAAACTACGAGAACAATCAAATGAAAAATTTGAAATGAATAATTGGATGAATTTAACAAAGCAAGAGAGACTTGAAATAGACTTTAATGAAAAGAATAAAATAATGAGAAAGAAGAAGGCATTACTAAAATCAATCAGAGAAGAATATATAAAAATAAAAAAGGAAAATAATAATATATAAGTGTTAAAATGTATATAAGAAATGCTAAAAAAATTATTTTTAGATTAATTACTATTAATTATTTAATTTTATGATTTGGCCTCCAGTAAAAGCATGGACGAGTAAGGCTTACATTGATGGACAAGTCCATTTTGTTGCAATAAATTATGGTGGAGAATTGCCAAGCAGATGGGTTATTTTGATGTCTGTACTTGACTCGACTGTGGTTGTGAAAGTCCCGTGGTCTCAATTGGTTGATTTATCTAATTGGGAACCTGGATGGGATGAAATAAATCATAGAGAACCTTCTAAATTAGTTAATAATAAAAGTTTTGTGAAAACTAATGACTTTTTCAATCCATCTTTTGATTCTGGTTTGACAATACCTATAAGTGAAAATATTATTAGGCCTTGGTTTAAGCAGGTTTGATTAATATTTTATCTAAGATTTCTATGCAATTGAAGTATAATTTTGTTATTTATTGCTTTTTAATGTGACATCTTGAGCTTTCTTCGTCTGGCTTTTTACGTTAAAAGAAAGATACTCGTTTGCTCAAGAATGATAGAAGCATCAATGTGGTTGTCAGAGAAAGAAGCTAGTGAGGTTTTAAGAGTAGATGAAAAATCTTTGGAGGTTATGAGAGAAAGGGGTTATTTAAAGCCAGGATTTCACTGGCGAAGTTCAAATGATCCTAATCAATTACCATGGAAGCCAAAAGTATTTTATTTTATAAGGGGATGTAAAGAAGTTATTGAATATTGGCAGAACAATGATGAATCCTGTGCTCAAAGAGCAGCCTAAAGAAATAAATTAGAGTTTTTGTAAATTCGATATTTAAGAATTAGCTTTTTAAGCTACTAAATTTTCACCTTTACAATCTTTTATCGACGTCTCCAGAATTGGATAAAGAGAAATCATTTTTCCGTATTCAGGCGATGTTCTATAAACATTCGCTTTCTTTCTATAGTGGTCTTCTGTCTCCATTTCTAGACTATTAAATGGATTGAAGTTCATGATTTGTTATCCAAAAGGATTTAACTATTTAATAGTTATAAATAATGAGACCAATTTAATCTTTTATATTAATTACATATTTGGATGAATTTATATTGATTATAAGAATGGATTGGTCTCGAATGCCTGATATAAATTCTTTTTATGTATCAATTAATTCTTTAATTAAAAAGTCTTAGTTCGGTAATTCACTTGATTTTGTTTTTACCTCTCGTTGGCTGTCTATTTTTTTATTGTTTAAAACCTGCTCTTTTTGATATTTTTTTATCTGTATAGGATTTGAATAATAAAAAAAATTTACAGATTCTTTCTGTTGCATGAGTATTCGATGAAATTGCAGTATTCTCTGTTCGGTTTTGAAAAATAGCACTTCTAATGCAGACCTATGGAAATTCAGCAGTCACCTACGGGTGGTGGGCTGGTAACTCAGGGGTCACCAACCGTTCAGGCAAATTTATTGCTGCTCATGCCGCTCATACCGGTTTGATTGCTTTCTGGGCTGGTGCCTTCACGTTATTTGAATTGGCTAGATTTGACCCTTCCGTACCAATGGGTCATCAGCCTTTAATTGCGCTTCCTCATTTAGCAGCTTTGGGTATTGGTTTCGATGAAACTGGAGCCTTTGTTGGTGGAAGTGCGGTTGTTGCAGTCGCTGTGTGTCATCTAGTTGGATCCATGGCTTATGGGGCAGGTGGATTGATGCATTCTCTTCTTTTTTCGAGTGACATGCAGGAATCTTCTGTGCCACAGGCCAGAAAATTCAAGCTTGAATGGGACAACCCAGATAACCAGACTTTCATCCTTGGACATCATTTGATTTTCTTCGGTGTAGCTTGTATTTGGTTTGTTGAATGGGCGCGAATTCATGGGATCTACGATCCTGCTATTGGTGCTATTCGTCCGGTTGAATACGACCTTAACTTGAGTCATATCTGGGATCATCAGTTTGACTTCTTAACTATCGATAGTTTGGAAGATGTTATGGGAGGTCATGCTTTCTTGGCTTTCTTAGAAATTACTGGTGGTGCTTTCCATATCGCTACTAAGCAAGTTGGAGAATATACGAAGTTCAAAGGAGCTGGGCTTCTTTCTGCAGAAGCTATTCTTTCTTGGTCACTAGCTGGTATTGGCTGGATGGCAGTGGTCGCAGCATTCTGGAGTGCAACAAATACCACTGTTTACCCTGTTGAATGGTTTGGAGAACCATTAGCACTTAAATTTGGAATTTCTCCTTATTGGATCGACACTGTTGATCTTCCAAATGGAGCTCATACTTCTCGTGCTTGGCTAGCTAATGTTCATTACTACTTTGGATTTTTCTTTATTCAAGGTCATTTATGGCATGCTCTAAGAGCAATGGGATTTGATTTTAAACGAGTAACTGGTGCCTTAAGTAATCTTGATACTGCTTCAGTATCATTAAAATAGTTAAATAAATTTAACTTAAAAAAAAGCCCCACTTGTTTGGGGCTTTTTTATTGAGATTGTATTTATTAATTGTTCATTATTTAAGAATTTAAAATAAATTAGCTTTATTATTAGTTTGATATTTCTTAAAAAGTTATTTAATCGATTTCTAATACTAAACTTATCTTATTTTTACTAATAATTAAATCTAAGAAAATGATTTGATTGAGATATAATAAGAATCAAATTTACATTCGATGTTGAATATTCATATGGGATATTATTTTTTTAGGGATTTTCATTTACTTCCGTAATCTTGTTAATAGATGAGTCTGCCTTTTTTAGGTTTAGAAGACCTATATAAAACCAATGCAATCCCAACATTAGTCCTCTCATTGGGTTTGCTTGGAATTATAGGGATTCTTTTAACCCTTGGTAGAAGATTGGATTCTGCGATGAAGTTGGAAAGATTTGGTATTCCAATAGCCCTTTTAGTAGGAGCATTAGGTTTTTTAATTGGTCCTTATGGACCTTTTTCATTATTACCAGAAAGGGTTCTGGATACCTGGATGCAATTACCAACTCCATTGCTTACTTTAGTCTTTGCAACCTTAATGCTTGGAAGACCTATTCCAAGAGTTAGTGTTTTATGGAAACCAGTAGCCTCACAGGCATTGTTGGGACTTTTACTTGGCTTTGGTCAATATGTTGTCGGAGGTATAATTGTGTTGTCATTTCTACTTCCTTATCTAGGAGTAGACCCACTAATGGGATGCATTATTGAAGTTGGCTTTGAAGGAGGACATGGAGCTGCAGCAATAATGGGAGAAAGTTTTAGGAAGTTAGGCTTTCCTGAAGGATTAGACCTCGGATTTGCAATGGCAACTGTAGGGCTACTTGCGTCTACTTTGTTAGGGAGTGGACTAGTTGTTATGGGTAGATTTTTTGGATGGCTAGTACCTGCTGAACAAGACATTGATGATGATTTAAATGACATTGAGTTGGAATTTAAACCAATTGAACAACTTAAATTGCTTTTATATAATTTTGCTTTAGCAGGACTAGCAGTGTTGGTTGGCATCTTTTTACTATATTTTTTAAGGCTATCTTCTACATATTTGGGAGAAATAAGTAAGCAAGTGATATTAGCTTTCCCGGTATTTCCTTTGGCTTTAATGGGATCATTTTTTATAAGATTTTTCTTAGAAAAAACTGGAAATACAAAATTAGTCTCATCACTTTTTCAGCGTGAAATTGGCATACTTTCAACAGATTTACTTATCATTACCGCCATGGCAGGATTAAATTTACCGTTATTGATTAACTATTGGATCCCTATTACTATTTTAGCCATTGGTGGATTGATTTGGAATCTTGCTGGGATGTTGATTTTTTCTAGGATATTTTTTAGAGAAGAGTGGTTTGAAAGAGCAATAGCAGAGTTTGGAAATTCAACTGGAGTTGCAGCTAGTGGACTATTACTTTTGAGATTGGCTGATCCTAGAAATTCTACTAATACCCTACCTGTGTTTTCTATAAAGCAATTATTTCTTCAACCACTTCTTTCTGGAGGCCTAATTACTGTAATAGCTCCTTTGTTTATTAGTAATTTTGGGCTTAAAGGGTGGACAGAATTTTGTGGATTAATTTCATTGTCTTTATGCGTAATCGCAATATCTTTGCAGTCAAAATATACAAAAGCATCAGCATGACAATTAATATACTCAACTAAAGTTATAATTTGTATAAATATTAGTTTTAATAAATTATTTACCTTCTTTATATGAACCGACAAATTTACAAAGATATACCTCCTCAAGAATTAAAAGAAAAATGGTTTAAAAGTCATCTACTTGGAAAAGAGATTGAATTAAGAGAGCTCTATGAGTTGCCACAGGATCAGTTGGATTTAGTCATGGCAGAGACTGCAGAGTTTAGGAGCGATATAGGAAATAGAGATAGAAATCTAGGTAAATTTTGT is a window of Prochlorococcus marinus str. MIT 0917 DNA encoding:
- a CDS encoding chlorophyll a/b binding light-harvesting protein, with the protein product MQTYGNSAVTYGWWAGNSGVTNRSGKFIAAHAAHTGLIAFWAGAFTLFELARFDPSVPMGHQPLIALPHLAALGIGFDETGAFVGGSAVVAVAVCHLVGSMAYGAGGLMHSLLFSSDMQESSVPQARKFKLEWDNPDNQTFILGHHLIFFGVACIWFVEWARIHGIYDPAIGAIRPVEYDLNLSHIWDHQFDFLTIDSLEDVMGGHAFLAFLEITGGAFHIATKQVGEYTKFKGAGLLSAEAILSWSLAGIGWMAVVAAFWSATNTTVYPVEWFGEPLALKFGISPYWIDTVDLPNGAHTSRAWLANVHYYFGFFFIQGHLWHALRAMGFDFKRVTGALSNLDTASVSLK
- a CDS encoding sodium/glutamate symporter; amino-acid sequence: MSLPFLGLEDLYKTNAIPTLVLSLGLLGIIGILLTLGRRLDSAMKLERFGIPIALLVGALGFLIGPYGPFSLLPERVLDTWMQLPTPLLTLVFATLMLGRPIPRVSVLWKPVASQALLGLLLGFGQYVVGGIIVLSFLLPYLGVDPLMGCIIEVGFEGGHGAAAIMGESFRKLGFPEGLDLGFAMATVGLLASTLLGSGLVVMGRFFGWLVPAEQDIDDDLNDIELEFKPIEQLKLLLYNFALAGLAVLVGIFLLYFLRLSSTYLGEISKQVILAFPVFPLALMGSFFIRFFLEKTGNTKLVSSLFQREIGILSTDLLIITAMAGLNLPLLINYWIPITILAIGGLIWNLAGMLIFSRIFFREEWFERAIAEFGNSTGVAASGLLLLRLADPRNSTNTLPVFSIKQLFLQPLLSGGLITVIAPLFISNFGLKGWTEFCGLISLSLCVIAISLQSKYTKASA
- a CDS encoding nucleotide sugar dehydrogenase, producing the protein MSSIRIQKICCIGAGYVGGPTMSVIADKCPDIEVRVVDINKERIDAWNDSDLNKLPIFEPGLDRIISRTRGRNLFFSTEMEKAISDADMIFISVNTPTKTKGLGAGQASDLSWVEASARQVAKYAKGHTIVIEKSTLPVRTAQAIKEILKTTNKDSQKNEISKTFSVLSNPEFLSEGTAINDLEKPDRVLIGGENYDAVDALAKIYLNWVPSEQIICTNLWSSELSKLAANAFLAQRISSINSISAFCEATGADIQEVAKAIGTDKRIGNQFLSAGPGFGGSCFKKDILNLVYLSGYFGLPEVANYWNQVVMLNTWQQDRIYKIVLEKLFGTVNGKNIAILGFSFKANTNDTRESPAIRISSDLIEEGAFLSIYDPKVSVERIEEDFEKFSFNNQGIWKMANSIPEALENVDAVLILTAWDEFFGLDWNYLATLMRSPAWVFDTRSVVNRQEIENTGINLWKLGEGN
- a CDS encoding TIGR02450 family Trp-rich protein, with translation MIWPPVKAWTSKAYIDGQVHFVAINYGGELPSRWVILMSVLDSTVVVKVPWSQLVDLSNWEPGWDEINHREPSKLVNNKSFVKTNDFFNPSFDSGLTIPISENIIRPWFKQV